One window of Streptomyces sp. NBC_00273 genomic DNA carries:
- a CDS encoding VOC family protein: MVHVLGSRVLLRPTDPERSRAFYGDTLGLAVHREFGTGPDRGTVYFLGGGFLELSGRAEAPPAPGLRLWLQVADVQAAYEELQGRGAEVVRPPEREPWGLIEMWIVDPDGVRIAVVEVPSDHPLRFRP, from the coding sequence ATGGTGCACGTACTGGGCAGCAGGGTTCTGTTGCGTCCCACGGACCCCGAACGCTCGCGCGCCTTCTACGGCGACACCCTCGGGCTCGCCGTCCACCGCGAGTTCGGCACCGGCCCCGACCGCGGCACCGTCTACTTCCTCGGCGGCGGCTTCCTCGAACTGTCCGGCCGTGCCGAGGCACCGCCCGCGCCTGGCCTGCGGTTGTGGCTCCAGGTCGCGGACGTGCAGGCGGCGTACGAGGAACTGCAGGGCCGGGGCGCCGAGGTGGTGCGGCCTCCCGAGCGTGAACCCTGGGGTCTGATCGAGATGTGGATCGTCGACCCCGACGGCGTCCGGATCGCCGTGGTGGAG